A part of Aegilops tauschii subsp. strangulata cultivar AL8/78 chromosome 2, Aet v6.0, whole genome shotgun sequence genomic DNA contains:
- the LOC109750977 gene encoding protein FAR1-RELATED SEQUENCE 5-like: MENDPGFFFKCKTDAEGRTENLFWVDGAPRKAYAEAYHDCVSFDATYLTNMYNMPFAPFIGISRHGQSIMLGCGFVRQELASSYDWLFDAFLEAMDGLAPDNIITDQDVAMAQSIKRKFSATIHRCCSWHIMKKAQEKLGLLARNPDLVKDFNECIDFSFTPAEFERKWAALQLKYEGLMHGHSEKLYEDRATWVPCYFKFRFFPSLQSTQRSEGFNAVLKRYVNPHKSILNFVKQYEKIQVHILVREGGNYYRTEHLEAQRWSRFPIERHAYKAYTRDIYVKFRTEFQMIGQYDVRPAGINFYYLEPNTEEVLGYG; encoded by the coding sequence ATGGAAAACGACCCAGGATTCTTCTTTAAATGCAAGACAGATGCGGAAGGCAGGACAGAAAACTTGTTTTGGGTGGATGGTGCACCACGGAAAGCATACGCGGAGGCTTATCATGATTGCGTGTCATTTGATGCAACTTATCTCACAAACATGTACAATATGCCGTTTGCCCCCTTCATTGGCATCAGCAGACATGGGCAGTCAATTATGCTTGGGTGTGGATTTGTCCGGCAGGAACTAGCCTCAAGTTATGACTGGTTGTTTGATGCTTTCCTAGAAGCAATGGATGGTTTGGCTCCGGACAACATCATCACAGACCAAGATGTTGCTATGGCACAATCTATCAAGAGGAAGTTCTCGGCAACGATTCACCGTTGCTGCAGTTGGCATATAATGAAGAAAGCACAAGAGAAGCTTGGCCTGTTGGCTAGGAACCCGGATTTGGTAAAAGACTTCAATGAATGCATTGACTTTAGTTTCACCCCGGCTGAGTTTGAAAGGAAATGGGCTGCACTTCAATTGAAATACGAAGGTCTTATGCATGGTCACTCTGAGAAACTCTATGAAGACCGGGCTACATGGGTGCCGTGTTACTTCAAATTCAGGTTCTTCCCTTCCCTTCAGTCAACGCAACGCAGCGAAGGGTTCAATGCTGTGTTGAAGCGCTATGTGAACCCACACAAGTCAATTCTCAACTTCGTCAAGCAATATGAGAAGATTCAGGTACACATACTCGTGAGGGAGGGCGGGAACTACTACCGGACAGAGCATCTAGAAGCACAAAGATGGTCGCGTTTCCCCATTGAGAGGCATGCCTACAAAGCATACACTAGGGACATCTATGTGAAATTTAGAACCGAGTTTCAGATGATTGGCCAGTACGATGTGCGTCCCGCTGGAATCAACTTCTATTACCTTGAGCCCAATACAGAAGAAGTTCTAGGGTATGGCTGA